One window of Prionailurus bengalensis isolate Pbe53 chromosome B1, Fcat_Pben_1.1_paternal_pri, whole genome shotgun sequence genomic DNA carries:
- the GOT1L1 gene encoding putative aspartate aminotransferase, cytoplasmic 2, translating into MPTLSVFLDVPLAQKLEGSLLKTYKQDNCPNKMFLAYKVCMSNKGQPWVSSVVRKTRLQIAQDPSLNYEYMPVMGMKSFIQASLKLLFGSHNQVIVENRVGGVHTVGDNGAFQLGAQFLKIWRQDSQVVYIISSRKEPHGLVFQDMGFKVSEYSFWDPKKLRVDPNVLLNVVEQAPHGCIFVIGNTGDCKLTQSQWARLMASMKRKQIFPFFDIPYQGLSTGDLEEDTNFLQYFVSQGFEFFCSQSLSKTFGIYDEGVGILVVVALNNQLLLCVLSQLMTLTRALWLNSPSRGARIITSILCNPALQGEWKHSLKGLVEDIMLTKEKVKEKLRLLGTPGSWDHITDQSGPHSYLGLNSEQVEYLVKEKHIYIPKDSQINFTCINACNIDYITQSINEAVLSIKGSQ; encoded by the exons ATGCCCACCCTTTCAGTGTTCTTGGATGTGCCCCTAGCCCAGAAGCTAGAGGGCAGCTTATTAAAGACCTACAAGCAAGACAATTGTCCTAACAAGATGTTCCTGGCCTATAAAG TCTGTATGAGTAACAAAGGCCAGCCCTGGGTTTCTTCCGTGGTGCGCAAGACCCGACTGCAGATTGCACAGGATCCCTCTCTGAACTACGAGTACATGCCGGTGATGGGCATGAAATCATTCATCCAGGCCTCCTTGAAACTCCTCTTTGGAAGCCACAACCAAGTCATTGTGGAGAACAGG GTAGGGGGTGTGCACACTGTTGGTGACAATGGTGCCTTCCAACTTGGGGCCCAATTCCTCAAAATTTGGCGTCAAGATTCTCAAGTAGTTTACATTATTTCTTCTAGAAAAG AGCCACATGGACTCGTCTTCCAGGACATGGGCTTTAAAGTTTCCGAATACTCCTTCTGGGACCCCAAGAAGCTGCGAGTGGACCCCAACGTGCTTCTCAATGTGGTGGAG CAGGCCCCACATGGCTGTATCTTTGTGATTGGGAACACTGGTGACTGCAAGTTGACACAAAGTCAGTGGGCAAGGTTGATGGCCAGCATGAAG AGAAAGCAGATATTCCCATTTTTTGACATTCCCTATCAAGGCTTATCCACCGGGGACCTGGAAGAAGATACTAATTTCTTACAATACTTTGTGTCTCAAGGTTTTGAATTCTTCTGCAGCCAGTCTCTGTCCAAGACTTTTGGCATCTATG ATGAAGGAGTGGGGATCCTGGTCGTGGTGGCACTCAACAACCAGCTCCTGCTATGTGTCCTCTCCCAGCTGATGACACTCACCCGGGCCCTGTGGCTAAACTCTCCCAGTAGGGGTGCTCGCATTATCACCTCCATCCTCTGTAACCCTGCTCTTCAGGGAGAATG GAAGCACAGCCTGAAAGGACTTGTAGAGGACATCATGCTGACCAAGGAAAAGGTGAAGGAGAAGCTCCGGCTCCTGGGAACCCCTGGTTCCTGGGATCACATCACGGACCAGAGTGGGCCCCATAGCTACCTTGGACTCAACT CTGAACAGGTGGAGTACCTGGTCAAGGAAAAGCATATCTACATCCCCAAGGATAGTCAGATCAACTTCACCTGCATCAATGCCTGCAATATAGATTACATCACTCAGAGCATCAATGAGGCTGTCCTTTCCATCAAGGGCTCACAGTAA